One Rhinolophus ferrumequinum isolate MPI-CBG mRhiFer1 chromosome X, mRhiFer1_v1.p, whole genome shotgun sequence genomic window, TTGCCCAACACCATCTCACCACATCCTGTTCCTGCTTCCAGCTTCCCTTGGCTGGACTGCAGCCTCCACAAGAGCCGGCCCATATGCCTTTTTCCTTATCGCACCCAGGAACACCCAGCACCACTTGGATTCTATTGCCAGAGCTTGGGCTTCTACTCTAAGCGAGATGTAGACAGATGCAGAGCAGGACCCCAGAGAGCAGAAGAGAAGTCAACTGGGATTGAAATGGATGGAAATTACATCAGACATAGGATGGGAGTATGATCTGGGGATGAACAGAGATAGGGCATCTGGTGGGGATGCACCAAATGCAGCAGCCTAGCACCCTCCTTATGCAGATTTGCTGCTTCAGGTAgccattcactcacttattcactcatccattcaggCAATATTTACTGGCCTCTAAATCTGGTCACAGGCTGAGTAGAACCCAGCATAAGGCACATGTAAGAGGCAGAGGATACTCCCAACCATGCTCACAGAGAGGCCACAGGAGAAGTGAGCCCCAGAGATGCCTAACTGCTGATGAGATGCCAGGGGTGAGGTATGAGATCTCCAGTACTCAAAAGTGGGTCACCTGCAGAGCAAAGGACGTGGGAGTATAATGACATGATGTTCCAGATTGGCTTGAAAATacttcagcaaagaaaataaaagggataaGAAAAACATGTGAGACTCCATCTGGATGACTTGAGTCTGGGTGATGGGTATGTGGCAGTGGGGGCATTCATTTCacttaaatgttttatgtttaagtgCATCTGTTGCAAGGGTGCAATGGGGGCTTATTGGCTGCTTTGCCCCAGCCAAGTACAGGCATCATGCCCCAAACTACACCCTCTAATGATGTTCTAAACAAAGAACAAGTTTGTGCCTGCCCAAAACATAATGGAACTGTCAAGAGGACATCAAGTTAGCTCCAGAAATAGCAAGATGTGAGTTCCATTTGCCCCAGGGCAGTGTAAAAATTGCAAATAGTTCTCAAAATattagacaaaaacaaagaatagcTATGAGGAATACCACCTCATGGAGAAATTGTCCCCTATCAAGGGCTTATGGTCTGTGGCCGTCTGCCCATTCACATCAGCATTCCTGCTAACAGTCTTTCTCCTTCCTACAGGGCCCCTGCTGCAGCCTTCTgctgggaaggggctggaggaaggcAATATCCGCCACTTGGTGCAGCCTAGAGGGTCGAGGAATGGACCAGGACCCTGGCAGGGAGGTCGGAGGAAATTCCGCCGCCAGCGGCCGCGCCTCTCCCATAAGGGCCCCATGCCTTTCTGAAGCAGGTACTTGAACCTCCTGGTCAGTGGGCAGCgtggaaagggagggggaggggcagcctggAAACTGGGTGACCCTGTGCTTATCACTGACCAAATACCTGCCCCGAGCAGTGCTGACACTACACACAACGTAGGGGCTTACAGAGCACCTGTCTcactccttcattttacagaagaggagactgaggcccagagaggggcttGGCACTCCAGGCAAATCTCCTGGCTCCCCAGGAGTTGGGTGCTGGCTACCCCCACCCTGGGGTTCGATAGGCTGGCCTAGTTGGAGAGTTCTAGAAGTCCTGAAGGGCCTTGATGAGCTAGGGAGGGGTGCCCCAGGGCATGCCTACACGTGTGCAGTGTGGATCCTCAccagagagggggaggggaacagagagCCTTAAGGGGTAGCAGGCAGAGAACTGGAAAAGAGTTGCCCAGAgcatggaaaggagagaaaaatcaaaggtgGCAGCAGAGAGAGCAAGTCCTAAGCCTGTCCCTGAGGCCTGGTCGGCTGTCTCTCCCCATGTAGCCAGGACAGGGTGGCACCAATTCAGGGGCCTGAGGCTTTAGGTTTAGGGttgtggggaggaggcagaatgaaggctgtttcctctcctttccctaaTGGTTCCTTTGACCTAGGTAtgtcaatgacttctttctggtcatttttgtctctttagGACTGAAGGGGCCCTCGAGTACCCACCCCCTGCACTTCTCTCTACTCCATAGATTGGTCTGCTTTTCTGGAGCCCTCACATCCATTCGCCTCTCATCTTGCACCCGTCCTAGCTGCTGATGGTCCCGGCTCTTCTCACCCACCAACCTTCCTGAATGGTGTGGTCCTGCCTCTAGTCCATGATTCCCTTTCTCTCCCAAGGACCCATTCAGCCCCTCTTCCTGGCCCTTACCCCGACTGACTTTGGAGACCCAGCATTGGAAGGCTGTCCTTCTCCCCTGTTCTAGTCTCCACCTCTCCCACCTAGTACCCCAACCCTTCATCCAGCCCTGCCTTCCTCAGGTTTGCCCTGGGGGTTGTGTGGAAACACTCCTTTCTTCAGCGAGCCCCAGCAGATCCCAGCTTTTTGTGCCAGTCTGACCCTTCAGCCAGCCTCCAGAGTGAGTAGAGAGATGCACAATGAGAGACTCTGGTTAGAGGCCAGGGGCATTGGGATGCAGACAGGGTGCCTTGGGGGGCATTGGAGTGGGAAGCTGGTGCTCTGGTGAAAGGAAGGGGTGAAGCattggagaagaggaagaacagcTCTGTGGCCTCTTCCTCATCCCAATGTTTGGCCTGGTTAAGGGAGAGGTGAAGGAGAGGGGCCATGAAGTACTTTGTCACTTATCTCGCCTTAACTATGTCTTCTAAAACTCCCCTCAACTCACTTTCCGCCCCAACTTACTCTGCCTCCTTTCCTGCTATTTCAAGCTCTAGGTCAGGAGGGGAGGGTGCTGGGCCTAAGGTGGCTCTATACCCTCCTGGGAGCAAAAGCCAAGCAGATGGAGTTTTTGCCAAGAATTACAGACTATCAGAGCCAAAAGGAACCTGGGGGATCACTTAGTTCCACCTCCTTATGCAAACTCCTGCaaaaacagaggcttagagagggacagtgacttgctTAGGGTCTCTGCAGAGCCTGAATGAGGACTCAGTTCTCCCAGCTCCCATTTGATGATGTCCTCTTCCCTCttgatgtctttttaaaacacattaagtGCCTTTTCTCAGGTTTGGGGCTGGGAGGCAactgggaggggagaggcaagCTGGCTGTGAACTGCCCCATGGTGGGGGTGGCATGGGGAGAGAGCTGCTCCCACCTCCGTGGCCTACCCCTGCTGGTCCATTCCCTAACCTGGGCTGAAAAGTTCCTCAATGGACCTGCTGACCCCATTTCTTCAGCACTCTCAGACCCCTGGTATTTTCTTAGGGGCAGCTAGGCACCAAGACTACCATTCCAACCTCAACAATGTTTTTCAGGAGCCGAGAGGTGGCCTTAAATAATTAGACTCAATAGTCTTCTCTTAATGTTGACTGGATCTTCTTTGCCAGTGGCCTTCCcttgggggaagaggaggagagagaagaaggaacagaggaaggaacagaggggaggaaggaaggaaagatggggGGAAGTACAGGTCTGAGCAGGCTTCCTTCTCAGAGGCCTctcaggagggagaaaaagggagacaAGAGTCTGATGGTCACCTAAGTatgtgtgggggtagggggagtTAGGGTCCTCCCATTCTCACAATAACTCCGATGTTGcctgcccacctctcctcctTGCCTCCGCTGCTGCTAATGCTActgccctgctgctgctgctgcttcaagACCCACCCTGGGGAGCCAGGCTGGGTACCCGCCTCCCCCCACACCCTTCAGGCTCAGAGTGGGGGCTGACTAGAGTCCAGAAAACCTCTTCTGCCACTAATGCCCCCACCAGGTGCTGggccttcttctccctcctcctctctgcaTCTCCTGCCTCATCAGCTGCCCAGCCCCACggggaagaggggaaagggggccAGCACAGGGCAGCTGAGGGCAGTTGGGGGGCTGGGGAGCTGTCTTATTTAAAGTGGGTGTGTATGATTCTTATACTAATTTATGTAAAGATATTAAGGCCCTTTTCATTAAGAAATTGTCCCTTTCCCATAATTGTGTTCACTGTGTTTGTAAAGATTATTCTGTGTAAATATGTCTTTATAATAAAGAGTTAAAGCTGAGAATTTGCCCTTACTCTTGGAGGTCATGTTCAGGAGGGGCATTCCTATCCCCCGAGGTCTATGGTTGTCTCCATGTCCACATATTGCACGTGTAGGGCAGTAAGCCTGCATCCCAAATCAGTTCCAGGTCAGATTGCCACAAGCCAATTTGCCACAAATTCAAAAAGGAATCTCTATACTTACTGGTTCAGATAAAATTCAGTCTACTTTTAAGTGTTTTGGCATCTGTTTGGAtgccctgatttctttttttcttttttttgcagtgTCATTTAAAGGACTTTTAGAAAGCAATTTATTTAAGAACATTCTGTTAAAGGTGGGGATAGCTcctaaaaattgttttgtattcttgGTGGGTGTCTCCTAATTTTATCTACATTTGAACACTTTCAGGACTTTTAAGCCAGTTTGCCTTTCTTGAAAAATGTTATGTTTCCTGCAATAAACACATTTTGTAATGACTTTGTATGTATCATTTTATGTTTCACAAAGCAGAGTTGGTTGATGAATGAGATAGCCTGAAAAATAAACTGCAAGGAGTTCGATACAGCTCTGCCCCATCTGTCTCACTTCTTCATGCTTGTCAAAATGTCAATGCCTTGCTAAACAAAGGAACACTGGGTACATGCTAATTCAGTTAATCAACTCGTTAGGTGCACACGGGCCAGCCGGTGTTTATGGTGCTAAGTTAAACCCagcaaaggggtggggggagttgaTCAAAAAAGTACGTTCGACAAATCTTGTGGGAAAGTCTACAGATTTGACAACTGTTTAGTGCTAGAAATATACAATGTTAAGAGAAGGTCTTCAGACAAATTTGCTAAAAAGTCATAAAACTGCTCAAtaggagataaaatagaaaaagtcaTCCACAAGCATACAAAAGTATCTCTTCATTGACAGACTGTgacagagagatttaaaaatatgacattaTGTTGGAAGTGCCTCTTAAGAAAATTGGTACAAAATGccttttttcaaaattactacTTTGACTTTTAGGCAAACTGCTTGTCAGAGTATTTTGTTTTAGGAAAGGAGGTTTTGGATAGGCTGGCTTTATCCTGATTCATCTGTTAGCTCCCTAATGACCCCCAAAGCTCTAATTTCACATGAAACCAAGGAGAAGGTGGTGGTGGCAGGGCAAGACAACTTAATACTGACACATAAGTGTATAGCCCGTTAACAGTTTACagagctcttaaaaaaaaaaaaaaacctcattttaTCATCCTAACAATTGGGCAACACAGACCACAAtgcctattttacaaatgagaaaataggctcagagaggtaaagtgacttgctcaaaggcTCACAGCCAGTAAGTCAATCTAGAATCTGGATCTTGAATTCTAGAATGCGAACTCTTTCTATGGTACTATAGAGGGTCCCCTAATTAGAGAGCAGACTTAAGAACAAAGTATGTTTGGTATTTTCAGTAAGTACAGTAGAAATGGATGGCATGGTGTGGACTGGTGGGATCAGAGAAAGTCTAATGGAAGCTAACCAACTAACACTGGCTCCAGAAGGCCCAATTGAATTTGGTTAAGTTGGTAGGAGGATGCTGGGCAGTGGAGGTGGGGACAGAAAGGAGGAGAAGCCACCAGGGTCCTCTGGGCACATGCTCTCAACTAGATGCTAGTTGGTGGCTGAAAGTCTGAGCTCCTTGGGGCAGGGGATGAGGGAAAGGAGGGCTGGTGACTTTCTGGGAAGATAATTAGATCTCAAACCAAAAGAAGGCAGGACATGTGGGTTGCCACCCTTTGGCTATATCTTAACTTGACCAAATTGCCTGTCAAGTTTCAGGTCCCATGCCTTGCTGTGTGCAAGTTTAAAAAGTAGCTCAACCTCCCCTCAACCTATGCTAACATTTTCATATCCCAAGCATAAGAAAAGCTCATTTTTCCTGCCCCCTACTCAAAGACCAATTCAAAATAATTCCCTGGATGATCAGCTAAAAAAACACTTACCCTGGGTAGGACACAACGTGAGCAACAGTGGAAAAGACTTGTCTGTGGGACGTTCAACAGAAGGGTGTGTGGTGAGcagggtttccaggagggaatttctgaccgttctcaggaatttttttcactttccccttaccgaatcccgagatataagctggtttctgttctccatgatgaatcgtttccacaaagtgacggccgatactaccaacaacctgggttcaaggagccaattttcccgatttcctgaccaacttttctcgggatttgggaagggaaaagcaaaaaaaaattcctgagaacgggctggaatcctgcctggaaaccctagtggTGAGAGTGTGACAGTCCTTGATGACTGTGGCTGCCACAGTGCCCTCTAGACAGCCTAGGCTATGACCCTGGCCCCAGCAGAGGTGTGAAAGAGTGAATAGCTTTCAGGAAGCAGAAACTGGGAAGGCCTCAGCCTAGGTCACCCAAACCCAATTACTCCTCTAGCTCCTCTGGTCTCCCCAGACTTTCCTTCCCTGGCTCTCTGCCTCCCCCAAATTCTCCATGAAGCCTCACCCAATGCTCCTCCAGCCCTGAAGGTCACCGGCAGGTGATGCCCAGATGGGAACCCAGGCTTGTCTCCCTGCAAAGCCTGTGTGCTTGCCAACCACACACTTTCCTGCTAGACTGAGCACGGCTCTCACCACAGTGGAGGTGACGATGCCCACAGTGATGACAGGAATCTAATGATGGCACCTTCTAGCACAGGGTCTGGAGACTTAAAAATCCTGACTCCTCCAAGTACCAAGCCTGGGTTGCTCACttcacctttctgggcctcagttttattgtttctaaaacgAAATAATAATCCCCAGCTTCCTCACAGGTTTGTAGTGAGGCTCAAGTAAGTTTCTGAAGTTAAAATGTTTGGATGTTGGTGTGAAACAGGGAGAAATATGCCAAATCTCCTGTTTGCATATGAAAGTGCTTTGTCATCACAAAAGTTcatagaaattcatttctcagcattcaacaaatgtgtattgAGTGCCTAGCCTGTGCCAAATTCCTTACAACTTGGTGAGGGAGAAAATCAGAAGGGAGTGTCTGACCAAACTGTCGGAAGGGCTCTAGGAAGTTTATTACAGAGAGAACTCATGATCTAGTTGGCCAGAGGGGTCAGAGAGGCTTCCTTGAGAAGTGGGAGCCGAGACTTCAGGGTGAGTAGAGGTTAAGCAGGAGGAGAGAAGTCCTGGCACAAAGAGCACAAGCACCGAGCAGCGAGAGAGCAGATGTGATTTATTCTTACACCTATTTTACAGACAGGAAGTAGGCCCCCAGAGGGCTGTGACTTGCAGAATGAGATATTCCATTCAACTCCTGTGCGCTGGCTGACTCCCTTTCAGGCTCTCTCTCAGCTGGGCAGAGCTAGAGCAAGGCCCTCTATGGTAAATAAGACATCCTCTCTTGATAACCTGCCCGATGCTCTATCGATTTCACCAGCTGGGCAGATGGGGCTGAGGCCTCCCACCTACAGGAGTGAGTGGCTGTGTGCGCCTGGGCCAGCCTCGCTGGCGGGGCCCTTTGAAAACTTCTTGGAAGTTCCACTTTCCTTGCACTCCGAGGCCCGCCTCCTCTGGGCCTATCAGTCTTTGGGTAAAATTCAATGCGGTGTGAGAGGCTGCCCCCTGCTGGTGGAGCCTGGGAACTGCAGGGATTTCTTACTGCCCGCGCCAAGCCTAGGACAGGATCACTTAAGGGAAGCTCCTGAAGGTCACCTCATCTGTGCTTTTCCACAGAAGGTGTGAGGAAGAGCAAAGACCTAGATGTGTGTGGAGGGGCGTCGATTGGAGTTAGTCAAAGCAGACTCTTCGTTGCTTCTGCTGCAGGATTCTGAGTCTGTGAATGGTTTTGTGGGTGTGAGTGTAAAACCCATGACTTGAGAGGGGGTGAGGTTGCATCTACAGGTCATGGGCATAGGTGGGCTCTGTACAAACACTGACTGTCAGGTATGTACATTTGCACTGTGTTAAGTCTGTGTGCATACTAACTGCTTGTTCATGGTATGTGTGTCGGGGAGGGAGAGAAGTTGCACCCAAGAGTCCCAGTGGTGATGTTCTCCAGTTTGTGACTGCAAAGGGAAGCAGCCGGCTCTCTGAGTCCAGGCCAATCCCTGTCTGTATCCATACAGGATGGTCCTGGCTGTCTGGCTCCCAAGGAGCATTTCTTTATTCCACCAGTCTTCCCCCTAGCAGGTATACCATGCACCCTGCTGCAGGATATCTTATAGCCTCGGGAGGCAATGAGAAAATCTGATTTCTGCA contains:
- the APLN gene encoding apelin yields the protein MNLRFCVLALLLLWLSLTAVCGGPLLQPSAGKGLEEGNIRHLVQPRGSRNGPGPWQGGRRKFRRQRPRLSHKGPMPF